TTGGGCGGCAGCCGACTGGCCGCTTTTCCGGAGATATGACCGGCTACCGACGTCAGACCCGTTGCTCCGTTGGCCATGGTGGTCACGGAGAACGGCAATGGGTACGTCAGAGTTCGATCCAAATGCAGGTGAACGCCGCCCCTGGAATGTTGGGCGGAAGGTTGGTGCCAAGCGCGCCCTCAAACCACGGCAGGTTTGGGCCATTCGCTTCTTCCTCGACCAGCACCGCCGACTGCGTGATCGGGCGCTTTTTGATCTCGCCATCGACAGCAAGCTGCGCGGTTGCGACGTCCTGAAGATGAGGATTGGTGACATCGTTCTTGGCGGCCATGTGCGCAGCCGGGCGATCGTCGTTCAGGCGAAAACCGGGAGGGCCGTTCAGTTCGAGCTGATGGCGGACGCGCGAGCAAGCCTGCTGGCTTGGTTAGAGAGGCGCGGTGGCTCTCTCGCCGATTATGTCTTTCCGAGCCGAACGGATCATGCTCGCCCGCTCAGCACGCGACAGTACGCCAGGCTGGTCGCCGAATGGGTGGACGGTGTCGGTTTACGCCCCGAAGAATACGGAACGCACTCCCTTCGACGTACCAAGGCATCCATCATCTATAAGGCCTCAGGTAATCTGCGCGCTGTGCAGATCTTGCTCGGCCATGCGAAAATCGAAAATACCGTCCGCTACCTGGGCGTGGACGTGGAAGATGCGCTGAGCTTGGCGGAAGGCGTCGAGGTCTGACCGACACCGGCTTCTCGCATGAGCGGGAAGCCGGACCTGGCAAACGGCAAAAGCGACCGGTCGGCTGCCGCCCAGCTTCGGACATTCATTGCAACCAGGAAGGAAGGTCGAATGCCTCTCCAAGCGCGCCTTTCAGCGTCGGTCTGGGTATTGCCTGAGCAACCTTAGAGCCACATTATGAAGACTGAAGCACGATAGGGTAGGCACATGGCAACGTTGGGTCTCGATCACTACAACCTACGCGTCACAAGCGATCGCCTGGATGCGCTTGTAGACTTTTACGTCTGTATTGTCGGGCTCAAAGTAGGTCATCGGCCGGCCGTTGATATCGATGGAAGGTGGCTGTATGCTAATGGCCGGGACGTCCTTCACATCGCGGTTGACGATAGCGTTGAAAATTCCATCGTGGCTGGTCGACAATCAATCAATCACGTCGCTTTCCTGTGCGACAATCTACCGGCGGTTCGCGACACGCTAGGTCAGCGATCTATTCCGTTTGAAACAGTCGAGGACGAAGCAGTAGGTGCGGTGCAGTTATTCTTGAGCGACCCGGATGGGCGCGGAATAGAGCTCATATTTAAAAGGTAAAGCGTAAGCGATCTCCGTTTTCGATATCAAGGTCGGTCTAAACCGCTTCTTGAAAGCGGTCCTTCCGCTCTCGCTCAGCTCCGAACATTCATTGCAACCAACCGGGAAGGTCGAATGCCTCTCCAGCCGCGTCTTTCGGCGGCGGTCCGATGCTTGTCACGAATCCATCTTGCCAGCCGGTTAACCCGAGCTTTGTGGGAATGACATCAAAGCCGTCCGGATAATCGGAAAAGCCAGGCTTTTCTTTGAGGGCCTTAACCGCCGCCAAGGCGTCCCGCTCGGATGCATAGATGCCGATATGAAGCTCCGTATCCTCGCGATGATCATATTCGCGGGTGAACCAAAGATCGAAAACGGTGTCCATCGCGAAGGGATATCGGTGCACTCGCGGCGCAGCAAGCGAATGACCGCTCTCCACCAGAACCAGGCATTTGAAGCGGAGCAACGTTCCGCCTCAGTCAGCTTTCACACTCGGGCGTGAGGTCGAACGAAGCTGATCGTACCCTCCAGAGAATGTTCGCGCGCGCCTTCAGCCTACGCTGCACGGACGAGGCAGGAGCAATGGACGAGGATTGGGTGACGCCGTAAGCCAGCGCGTCCCTTCCGCCGCCAGCCACGCTTTCGGAGAACAGCGAATGTCACGATCCTACACGCTGGTCATCGACTGCCCGGACCGTCCCGGCATCGTTTACAGCGTCAGCAGGATCATCTTCGAGAATGACGGCAACATCCTTGAATCCCGCCAGTTCGAGGATCGTGAGACAGGCCGCTTCTTCCTCCGAGTCGTCTTCGAAAGCGGGCGCGAACAAACCGTACTGGCGGCTGCGGTTGCAACCCTCGGCGAAGGATTTGATATGGAGTGGAAGCTGGTACCGACAAACCAGCCCGTCAAAGTCCTGATCCTGGTGTCGAAGTTCGATCACTGCCTGGCGCACCTGCTCTACAAGGTGCGGATCGGGGAGATTCCAATTGAGATCGTCGGGATCGCATCGAACCATCCGGCCACGGCGCTGACCGCAACCGATCTTCGGGACATTCCCTTCCACCATCTGCCGGTTACGCGCGACACCAAGGCGCAGCAGGAAGCCGGCATCAAGGTGTTGGTGCAAGACAGCGGCGCCGAGTTGGTCGTGCTCGCACGCTACATGCAGATCCTGTCGGATAATCTGGCCGCCCATCTGTCGGGCCGCTGCATCAACATTCATCACAGCTTCCTGCCCAGCTTCAAGGGCGCGAAACCCTATCATCAAGCTCACGCCCACGGCGTGAAGATGATTGGCGCGACCGCTCATTACGTCACCGCCGATCTGGATGAGGGGCCGATCATCCACCAAGGCGTCGAAAGCGTGACCCATGAGGATTCACCCGACGATCTCGTTCGCAAGGGTCGCGAGATTGAAAATCAAGTACTGGGGCAGGCCGTCGCTTGGCATGTGGCGCGCAGGGTTATCCGTAACGGCAAGAAGACGATCGTCTTTAAAGGCTGAAACATCCTCGGCTTGTGGTGAGAGTGGTAAGTTGCGCATTTTCCGATTGGGAAGCTCGAGTGCAAGAACCGATAGGACAGCGTCTCAGCGGGGGCAGCGCTGAGCTGTTTGGGGGCTCCACGCTGCCCCCGCTGCCACAAGGCGCGTCGCACTTCGGCTTGAAACCGCAGAGCGATGTAAAGGGCGGCCGTTCGCGTCGGCGATGGCATGGAGCTTGATGTTCATGCCGCCTTTGATGCGCCCGATTAGGCGGCCGAGATCCTTTCTAACCCGCAGGCTCGATGCCGTGCGGTGCGCCTTCAGGTAGGTCGCGTCAAAATGACCGGCTTTGGCTCGGCACCTGCTGCCGCCAGCCTGTTTGATCCCACGGTTTGATGGTGCGATCCTTTCGTTGGAATGGAAGGAAGCCGTATGGGACAGGTACGTCATGGGTGCGCCACGACCACGCACGCCGTCCGAGCAGCAATACAGCGATCGCAAGCTTCGCTCGCGACGCTGAGCCGGGAACTCGGGATCAACCCGAAGACGGTCGCGAAGTGGCGTAAGAGGGCGACGGTCGAGGACCTGAAGACCGGGCCGAAGGCCCCTCGTTCAACGACCCTGACTGAAGCCGAGGAGGCAATGGTTGTGGCGTTCCGGCGCCACACGTTGCTGCCGCTCGACGACTGCCTCTACGCTCTGCAGCCGTCGATCCCGCACCTGACCCGGTCAGCGCTGCACCGATGCCTACAGCGGCATGGCATCTCCCGCCTGCCGGACATCGAAGGCGACAAGCCGAAGCGGCAGCGCTTCAAGCGCTACCCGATCGGCTTCTTCCACATCGATATTGCCGAGGTGCAGACCGCCGAAGGCAAACTGTACCTTTTCGTCGGCATCGACCGCACCAGCAAGTTCGCGGTCACCCAACTGGTTGAGAAGGCTGACAGGCGGACAGCCTGGGAGTTCCTGGAACACCTGCTGAAAGCCGTACCTTACCGCGTTCACACGATCCTCACCGATAATGGCATCCAGTTCGCCGAGCAGCCGCGTAATCGCAACACCGCCTGGTCGCGCCAGATGCGCTTCGACATGATCTGCGACGCAAATGGCATCGAGCACCGACTCACGAAACCGAACCATCCATGGACCAACGGTCAGGTCGAGCGAATGAACCGCACCATCAAAGAGGCGACCGTCAAACGCTTCCACTACGAAAGCCACGACCAGTTGCGCACGCACCTCGCCGACTTCATGGCCGCCTACAACTTCGCCCGCCGGCTCAAGACGCTCAGCGGTCTCACGCCCTACGAATACATCGCCAAGATCTGGACGTCAGAGCCAGACCGGTTCATCGTCGACCCGATCCACCAAATGCCAGGACTAAACACCTAGCGGGTCGGCGATCGTCTTGGCGAGGCGCTTGGGAACCTGCTTCAGGTCGGCCGTCATGAGGTTGTCGGCCAGCGCCAGGTTCGACATCATTCTCTTCTCGATGAGCTTCATGCACATTTCGATGAAGAGGGGGCGAGCGGCGAGCGCCCAGATGGGCTCGGAGGAACCTCCGTCGGACGGGATCAGCGCAGCGGCTGCGACCGTGAACTCACTGTAGGTCCGACAGTCGTTGGAGATCGAACGGGCCGGTAGCGGACATCCAGCGGGTTCAGGATGGTGTCGCGTTCCGGGTCGTAGAATGCCTCTACGTAGGCGCCCGTTAGATCGAAGACGACGACGCTGTCCCGGCGCTCCCGGATCTGCGCGATGGTCTTCCGGAGTGCGGTCGTTTTTACCGGCGCCGGTCGTGCCCAAAAGCAGCGAATGCGACTGCTCAAGGCGATGCGGGTAGGGGATGCCGGCGATGGTGTAAGGGTGGTGGATTCCACCTGCCTTCCGCGCCCCGAAGGGCAGCTTCAGGACCTGCTCGGGGTCTTGTTGGGGAAGAGGC
The genomic region above belongs to Sphingomonas sp. LR60 and contains:
- a CDS encoding tyrosine-type recombinase/integrase, producing the protein MGTSEFDPNAGERRPWNVGRKVGAKRALKPRQVWAIRFFLDQHRRLRDRALFDLAIDSKLRGCDVLKMRIGDIVLGGHVRSRAIVVQAKTGRAVQFELMADARASLLAWLERRGGSLADYVFPSRTDHARPLSTRQYARLVAEWVDGVGLRPEEYGTHSLRRTKASIIYKASGNLRAVQILLGHAKIENTVRYLGVDVEDALSLAEGVEV
- the purU gene encoding formyltetrahydrofolate deformylase — encoded protein: MSRSYTLVIDCPDRPGIVYSVSRIIFENDGNILESRQFEDRETGRFFLRVVFESGREQTVLAAAVATLGEGFDMEWKLVPTNQPVKVLILVSKFDHCLAHLLYKVRIGEIPIEIVGIASNHPATALTATDLRDIPFHHLPVTRDTKAQQEAGIKVLVQDSGAELVVLARYMQILSDNLAAHLSGRCINIHHSFLPSFKGAKPYHQAHAHGVKMIGATAHYVTADLDEGPIIHQGVESVTHEDSPDDLVRKGREIENQVLGQAVAWHVARRVIRNGKKTIVFKG
- a CDS encoding IS481 family transposase, with protein sequence MGQVRHGCATTTHAVRAAIQRSQASLATLSRELGINPKTVAKWRKRATVEDLKTGPKAPRSTTLTEAEEAMVVAFRRHTLLPLDDCLYALQPSIPHLTRSALHRCLQRHGISRLPDIEGDKPKRQRFKRYPIGFFHIDIAEVQTAEGKLYLFVGIDRTSKFAVTQLVEKADRRTAWEFLEHLLKAVPYRVHTILTDNGIQFAEQPRNRNTAWSRQMRFDMICDANGIEHRLTKPNHPWTNGQVERMNRTIKEATVKRFHYESHDQLRTHLADFMAAYNFARRLKTLSGLTPYEYIAKIWTSEPDRFIVDPIHQMPGLNT
- a CDS encoding VOC family protein, producing the protein MATLGLDHYNLRVTSDRLDALVDFYVCIVGLKVGHRPAVDIDGRWLYANGRDVLHIAVDDSVENSIVAGRQSINHVAFLCDNLPAVRDTLGQRSIPFETVEDEAVGAVQLFLSDPDGRGIELIFKR